The following nucleotide sequence is from Carboxydothermus pertinax.
TTTTACCTTCATTGGCCATTTTCTTGGCCCCCCACTGGCAAAGCCCAACCCCATGCCCGAACCCTTTACCTTCCATAATAAGCTTGCCGTTTTCAATGGAAGCTTTAGTTAATAGGGTAGACCGCATTTTCTCGGGCCCAATCGCCAATCTAATTGCTGGAGCATTGACAGTAATTGCACCTAACCGCATCATAAGTACCCGCCCACTCTTACCCCGGGAAATTATTTTTACCGAAGGATTAGGGCCGGGATCTTGTTTAATTTGCCCTTTTAAAGCCCTTCTTAGTTCCTCCCAGGGAACTTCTACCCGCCAGTGGCGGTTNNNNNNNNNNNNNNNNNNNNNNNNNNNNNNNNNNNNNNNNNNNNNNNNNNNNNNNNNNNNNNNNNNNNNNNNNNNNNNNNNNNNNNNNNNNNNNNNNNNNNNNNNNNNNNNNNNNNNNNNNNNNNNNNNNNNNNNNNNNNNNNNNNNNTAAACCTTCCTTAGCCGATGCCGAAATCCCTCCGTCACAGGCATTAAACCAGGCTTTTATAAACTTCCCTTGATAAAGTACCACTTCCCCCCGGGTCATCTGTACAGCTTTTCTTACCTTATCGGTTATTCTTTTTTCATCATAAGCCTGGCTTTCTTCTATATTGGTAGATACATCGGTACCGTGAAGCTTTTTTACTCTACCACTCTCAATATTTTCTAAAGCAAAAGTGCGAGCTAAAATTGCCTGGGCAGCCAAAGCATTTACCGGCCAGTCGGGCTCCATTTCCGCCGCCACCACCCCAACGATATACTCTTCCAGCTTCATACGCTTTTTTTGCCCGGTATCGTTAAAAAATACGGTGACGGTAGGCTCCGTTCTGTATTTTTTCATTGGTGGGATTGGCTTTCGGGCCAGAGTACAACCGGCAATAAGAAAAGCAAAAATTAAGGTAAGGATTAGCCCTTTATAAAGCCGCATAAAACCCCTCCTCGATTTTTGGTTATTTTGCCCAAAAAGAGAAGGAGATATGCGAAAAGAGTATTCGGCATAAAGCCTAAAAAAATTAAAACCAGGTGCTGGAAAACACCTGGTTTTTCTCGCTTAAAGCATTTCTTTTAAGAGTTTACCGGGCTTAAATACCGGTACTTTGGAAGCCGGAATTTCGATTTCCTGACCGGTTTGCGGGTTTCTTCCCTTCCGGGCAGCCCGTTCTTTAACTTCAAAGGTACCAAAGCCGACCAATTGAACCTTCTCACCTTTTTTCAGCGCTTCTTCAATTGCCGCTAAAACCGCATTTAATGCTTTTTCCGCATCTTTTTTGGTCATCTCGGTTTTTTCAGCAATTACGCTTACTAACTCAGCTTTGTTCACTTATATTCCCTCCTTAAAATATTTTTTATGTACTTTAATTACCGCTTTACTTAATTCGCTAAAATCCTTC
It contains:
- a CDS encoding SpoIID/LytB domain-containing protein; its protein translation is MRLYKGLILTLIFAFLIAGCTLARKPIPPMKKYRTEPTVTVFFNDTGQKKRMKLEEYIVGVVAAEMEPDWPVNALAAQAILARTFALENIESGRVKKLHGTDVSTNIEESQAYDEKRITDKVRKAVQMTRGEVVLYQGKFIKAWFNACDGGISASAKEGL
- a CDS encoding HU family DNA-binding protein yields the protein MNKAELVSVIAEKTEMTKKDAEKALNAVLAAIEEALKKGEKVQLVGFGTFEVKERAARKGRNPQTGQEIEIPASKVPVFKPGKLLKEML